Proteins encoded in a region of the Trypanosoma brucei gambiense DAL972 chromosome 11, complete sequence genome:
- a CDS encoding nucleobase/nucleoside transporter, putative: protein MALGFSSAGEVYMYATCILLGVSLLMPLNALVSAPRFMVDYYKYVSGKEDAEPNLPFFWKNIFTFYNVVSLASQVIAGPTVLTRAARRLSLSVRFALSITLMMSEVFVVLMMPVIKVPQTVAIVLLCLVTIFAGIGKSYHEATCYVLVASMPSKFMSAVMFGVSLCGVITSTLQCIIKASMEDTYESVLTQSYIYFSLGILIMSATLAMVLCLRYNSYAQEHVAEYRMLKLQEQGVDAESQNDENEPVAEGKGEGEGKSEGAMTTAEQLTATAVMPVVKIIRMMLVTVFCGFFLTLFIFPSLIIPIDRDHNWFATIAILLYNCGDAIGRFSTSFKCVWPPRRALLYATFARFIFVLPFMLCIYQYIPGHVGPYIFSFLLGLTNCVGAMSMVYGPITPGLETAGQKLMAGQLMGISLLSGIAAASVLAMIVVIFLP, encoded by the coding sequence ATGGCTCTTGGATTTTCCTCTGCGGGGGAAGTGTACATGTACGCAACATGCATCCTTCTTGGAGTGTCCCTTCTAATGCCCCTTAACGCTCTCGTTTCCGCACCGCGCTTTATGGTGGACTACTACAAGTACGTATCTGGTAAAGAGGATGCCGAACCgaaccttccctttttctggaaaaatattttcacGTTCTACAATGTTGTATCGCTTGCGTCGCAGGTGATTGCTGGACCGACCGTTCTAACTCGTGCAGCCCGTCGACTTTCATTATCTGTGCGCTTTGCCCTTTCCATCACGTTGATGATGTCGGAGGTATTTGTAGTTCTCATGATGCCTGTGATCAAGGTACCTCAAACAGTTGCCATTGTTCTTCTCTGCCTTGTGACAATATTTGCAGGTATTGGGAAATCATACCATGAGGCGACGTGCTACGTTCTGGTGGCGTCGATGCCATCTAAGTTCATGTCTGCTGTTATGTTTGGAGTGTCACTATGCGGTGTAATAACGTCCACACTACAGTGCATCATCAAGGCATCGATGGAAGATACCTATGAGTCCGTGCTGACGCAGTCatacatttatttttcacttggTATTTTGATAATGTCCGCAACACTTGCGATGGTTCTCTGTCTACGATATAATTCCTACGCGCAGGAGCACGTTGCTGAGTACCGTATGCTCAAACTACAAGAACAAGGAGTAGATGCTGAGTCTCAAAATGATGAGAATGAACCCGTGGCTGAAGGtaaaggtgaaggtgaaggtaAGAGTGAGGGTGCCATGACGACAGCAGAGCAACTGACGGCAACTGCTGTTATGCCTGTCGTGAAGATTATCCGTATGATGTTAGTGACAGTCTTCTGCGGCTTCTTCCTCACCTTATTTATCTTCCCCAGTCTTATTATTCCCATCGATCGTGACCACAATTGGTTTGCGACAATTGCCATTCTGCTATACAACTGTGGGGATGCTATTGGACGTTTCTCCACCTCGTTCAAGTGCGTTTGGCCGCCCCGCCGTGCTCTGCTGTACGCCACCTTCGCCCGCTTCATTTTTGTTCTGCCCTTCATGTTATGCATTTACCAATACATCCCTGGCCATGTCGGTCCGTATATCTTCTCGTTTCTCCTTGGCCTGACCAACTGTGTGGGTGCCATGTCGATGGTGTATGGCCCAATAACCCCTGGTCTTGAGACTGCGGGTCAGAAATTGATGGCTGGACAGTTGATGGGGATTTCGCTGCTTTCTGGAATTGCCGCTGCATCTGTGCTCGCGATGATTGTGGTTATCTTCCTACCATGA